A genomic stretch from Pseudoliparis swirei isolate HS2019 ecotype Mariana Trench chromosome 18, NWPU_hadal_v1, whole genome shotgun sequence includes:
- the kif17 gene encoding LOW QUALITY PROTEIN: kinesin-like protein KIF17 (The sequence of the model RefSeq protein was modified relative to this genomic sequence to represent the inferred CDS: inserted 2 bases in 1 codon): protein MGSESVKVVVRCRPLNDRERALGSNTVLSMDLHRCQCFISRPGARDEPPKQFTFDGTYFTEQPTEQMYNEIAYPLVEGVTEGYNGTIFAYGQTGSGKSFTMQGVSDPAAQRGVIPRAFEHIFESIQCAENTKFLVRASYLEIYNEEIRDLLGSDTKQRLELKEHPERGVYVRDLSTHTVHSVGECERLIEGGWRNRAVGYTLMNKDSSRSHSIFTIHLEICNTDADGQDRLRAAKLNLVDLAGSERQSKTGATGERLREATKINLSLSALGNVISALVDGRSKYVPYRDSKLTRLLQDSLGGNTRTLMIACLSPSDDNYEESLSTLRYANRAKSIQNRPRINEDPKDALLREFQEEIKKLRALVSGQLGAADHASLLARRASEAPPALPSRPQSSNAEKEKIKEEYEVRLATLQAEYDAEQESRAKLQEDIAALRSSCDSTXRDLETARASRGRSAPRREHRRAAPQEPMSSSCVTEDAEGELRPHADPVGLGSAGGSPLTEPAGAEENPQDPDGHSPGVTAPPPDQQHVLERLQQLEQEVVGGEQVRNNELKQRQRQRRKLADQRKVHLVCALSEDGEDSEQVLLNVYNSIQEEVHAKSQILVTVQGKLKAAKLEIRDLQAEFEVERDDYLATIRRLEREGQLLHGLLERMAPLVRRDCNYSNLDRLKKEAVWDEDGAAWRPPDVTVQKTTLPSAAAPKPSASRGSAGDSGELFMQVEEDRYKEMLDRSDSENIASSYFKSKRASQLLGREAPKGHGAVHAPPPANGTAHLSASGAAMNPPVLADAVLPRPFRLESLDVPPANAKVRRKKSKSHIHNEGI, encoded by the exons ATGGGGTCCGAGTCGGTGAAGGTGGTGGTCCGGTGCCGGCCCCTGAACGACCGGGAGCGCGCTCTGGGCTCCAACACGGTGCTGTCCATGGACCTGCACCGCTGCCAGTGCTTCATCTCGAGGCCCGGCGCGCGCGACGAGCCCCCGAAACAGTTCACCTTCGACGGCACCTACTTCACCGAGCAGCCCACCGAGCAGATGTACAACGAGATCGCCTACCCTCTGGTGGAG GGCGTCACTGAGGGCTACAATGGAACAATCTTCGCCTATGGACAGACTGGAAGTGGGAAGTCTTTCACCATGCAGGGAGTGTCCGATCCTGCGGCCCAGAGGGGGGTCATCCCGAGAGCCTTTGAGCACATCTTTGAGAGTATTCAG TGTGCAGAGAATACCAAATTCCTGGTGAGGGCCTCCTACCTGGAGATTTACAATGAAGAAATCCGAGACCTTTTGGGTAGTGACACCAAGCAGAGGTTGGAG CTGAAGGAGCATCCGGAGCGCGGGGTGTATGTGCGGGACCTGTCCACGCACACGGTGCACAGTGTGGGGGAGTGCGAGAGGCTCATCGAGGGCGGCTGGCGGAACCGAGCCGTGGGCTACACGCTGATGAACAAGGACTCCTCGCGGTCCCACTCCATCTTCACCATCCATCTGGAGATCTGCAACAcgg ACGCAGATGGCCAGGATCGCCTCCGAGCCGCTAAGCTCAACCTCGTGGACCTGGCGGGAAGCGAGCGCCAGTCCAAGACCGGCGCCACCGGCGAGCGCCTCCGCGAGGCCACCAAGATCAACCTCTCCCTCTCGGCGCTGGGCAACGTCATCTCGGCGCTGGTGGACGGCCGCTCCAAATACGTGCCCTACCGGGACTCCAAGCTGACCCGGCTGCTGCAGGACTCCCTGGGAGGGAACACGCGCACCCTGATGATCGCCTGCCTCTCGCCCTCGGACGACAATTACGAGGAGAGCCTGAGCACGCTGCGCTACGCCAACCGGGCCAAGAGCATCCAGAACCGGCCGCGCATCAACGAGGACCCCAAGGATGCTCTGCTGCGGGAGTTCCAGGAGGAGATCAAGAAGCTGCGAGCCCTCGTCTCCGGCCAGCTGGGCGCCGCTGACCACGCGT CTCTGCTGGCCCGTCGGGCGTCCGAGGCGCCCCCCGCCCTTCCCTCAAGGCCGCAATCCAGCAACGCGGAGAAGGAGAAGATTAAAGAG GAGTACGAAGTGAGGCTGGCCACGCTGCAGGCCGAGTACGACGCGGAGCAGGAGTCCCGGGCCAAGCTGCAGGAGGACATCGCCGCCCTGCGCTCCTCCTGCGACTCCAC CCGCGATCTGGAGACGGCCcgagccagcagggggcgctccgCCCCGCGGAGGGAACACCGGAGAGCGGCTCCCCAAGAACCCA TGAGCTCCAGCTGTGTGACGGAGGATGCCGAGGGAGAGCTCCGCCCTCACGCCGATCCCGTGGGCCTCGGTTCAGCTGGAGGAAGCCCCCTCACCGAG CCGGCTGGAGCAGAAGAAAACCCACAAGACCCAGACGGACACTCGCCTGGCGTCACCGCACCGCCTCCGGACCAGCAACACGTCCTGGAAAG ActgcagcagctggagcagGAAGTGGTCGGCGGAGAGCAGGTCAGGAACAACGAGCTGAAGCAGAgacagaggcagaggaggaagcTGGCCGACCAGAGGAAGGTCCACCTCGTCTGCGCTTTGTCGGAGGACGGCGAGGACAGCGAACAGGTGCTGCTGAACGTCTACAACTCCATCCAGGAGGAGGTGCACGCCAAAAGCCAAATTCTGGTCACGGTCCAGGGCAAG CTGAAAGCGGCCAAACTGGAGATCCGTGACCTGCAGGCGGAGTTCGAGGTGGAGCGGGACGACTACCTGGCGACCATCCGGCGGCTGGAGCGGGAGGGCCAGCTGCTGCACGGCCTGCTGGAGCGCATGGCGCCCCTGGTGCGCCGCGACTGCAACTACAGCAACCTGGACCGCCTGAAGAAGGAGGCGGTGTGGGACGAGGACGGCGCCGCCTGGAGGCCGCCCGACGTCACGGTGCAGAAAACGACGCTGCCTTCAG CGGCGGCTCCGAAACCTTCAGCTAGCAGAGGATCAGCCGGTGACTCTGGAGAGCTGTTCATG caggtggaggaggaccggtacaaGGAGATGCTGGACCGGAGCGACAGCGAGAACATCGCCAGCAGCTACTTCAAGTCCAAGAGGGCGAGCCAGCTGCTCGGCCGCGAAGCGCCCAAAGGACACGGCG CCGTCCACGCTCCTCCCCCGGCCAACGGGACGGCCCACCTCTCTGCGAGCGGCGCCGCCATGAACCCGCCCGTCCTCGCCGACGCCGTCCTGCCGCGCCCGTTCCGCCTGGAGTCGCTGGACGTGCCGCCGGCCAACGCCAAGGTGAGGCGCAAGAAAAGCAAATCTCACATCCATAACGAGGGGATTTGA
- the zgc:158258 gene encoding specifically androgen-regulated gene protein: MPKSDTWPGGVGSDPMTVGMDSASSWDSVLSANSLFSDDSMEHLSAEEKACLMFLEETIESLDAEEDSGLSNDEPDRLPSPGDLANKLTSLHKHTSQEPQPDFVDAKPKQSCLVPTPLVVASSSPGSDRTLSYKPHFTPPSNKPDLRQKPVAPRVPPEANVAMPPPVKPRDHSVRKAEGPPGGPLSYEALVHLRRSASAKKTPLCPTLDHTVDLDRRLPVTAGGPNLGHPPRSDGSHPEACRSKTGPPVVGPKPKRIPASMSVRRRDEASVTADPPLGTKNATDPQGVRLEALQKLGLLKDREPGKESVAPVPAAKPHFSLDPMPNRFTRGPPHVNPSRSPSSCHSQGPKNKPLQSSASFHHDSRSDQQSATSDPAPSNGTRATGLERSATLDNHKNGQPAPRKPENPVGYTVMVAPGMGADRKEALRKLGLLRD, from the exons ATGCCAAAAAGCGACACCTGGCCAGGCGGCGTTGGATCGGACCCGATGACCGTGGGCATGGACAGCGCCAGCAGCTGGGACAGCGTGCTCAGCGCCAACTCCCTCTTT AGCGACGACAGTATGGAGCACCTGTCCGCCGAGGAGAAGGCCTGCCTCATGTTTTTGGAGGAGACGATCGAGTCTCTGGATGCCGAGGAGGACAGCGGGCTGTCCAACGACGAACCGGACCGACTGCCCAGCCCCGGAGACCTCGCCAACAAGCTGACCA gtttacacaaacacacgtctCAGGAACCCCAACCGGACTTTGTCGACGCCAAGCCGAAGCAGAGCTGCCTGGTTCCTACGCCTCTCGTTGTGGCCAGCAGCTCTCCGGGTTCTGACAGAACCCTCAGCTACAAGCCTCACTTCACTCCTCCGAGCAACAAACCGGATCTCCGCCAGAAGCCCGTCGCTCCCCGTGTCCCTCCAGAGGCTAACGTCGCGATGCCGCCTCCCGTCAAGCCTCGGGACCACTCGGTTCGGAAAGCTGAAGGTCCGCCTGGAGGTCCTCTGTCCTACGAGGCGCTGGTCCATCTGCGGAGGAGCGCCTCGGCGAAGAAGACGCCGCTCTGTCCCACACTGGATCACACCGTCGACTTGGACCGGCGCCTCCCCGTCACAGCGGGAGGACCGAACCTCGGGCATCCTCCGAGGTCCGACGGATCCCACCCGGAGGCGTGTCGGTCCAAGACCGGTCCCCCGGTGGTTGGCCCCAAACCCAAAAGGATTCCCGCCAGCATGTCTGTGAGAAGACGAGACGAAGCATCGGTGACCGCAGACCCTCCGCTCGGCACCAAGAATGCAACGGACCCCCAGGGGGTCAGGCTGGAGGCTCTGCAGAAGTTGGGTCTCCTGAAGGACCGAGAGCCGGGAAAGGAGTCGGTAGCCCCGGTGCCGGCCGCGAAACCTCACTTCTCTTTGGACCCGATGCCCAACCGCTTCACAAGAGGTCCACCTCACGTCAATCCATCGAGAAGCCCGTCGTCGTGTCACTCTCAGGGGCCCAAAAACAAGCCTCTGCAGAGCAGCGCCAGTTTCCATCACGACTCCAGGAGCGACCAACAGTCTGCGACATCCGACCCCGCGCCGTCCAACGGGACGAGGGCAACGGGTCTGGAGCGCTCCGCCACCCTGGACAACCACAAAAACGGTCAGCCGGCGCCCCGAAAACCAGAAAACCCAGTGGGCTATACGGTGATGGTGGCGCCCGGGATGGGGGCGGATCGAAAGGAGGCGCTGAGGAAGCTCGGGCTGCTCAGGGACTGA
- the yod1 gene encoding ubiquitin thioesterase OTU1, protein MLHLRCKTKNGSHIMQGLTHQSCVQELKRKVEELTGIPCDVQKIMVGYPPSSLDLQNGDAHLKDYPIKSGDTLIVEEEKNKPKPPPDHPAVTKAPRPEASPALTRRVVPADNSCLFTSVNYVVEGGVYDLACAPEMRGLIAQIVSSDPAAYSEAVLGKTNEEYCAWIRRDDTWGGAIEVSILSKFYQCEICVVDTQTVRVDRFGEDAGYRKRVLLIYDGIHYDPLQKETPGADAAPPLTIFSTADDVILALALELADEARRKRQFTDVNRFALRCMVCETGLVGQKEAREHAKETGHTNFGEV, encoded by the exons ATGTTGCATCTTCGCTGTAAGACCAAAAATGGCAGCCACATCATGCAGGGCTTGACTCATCAGTCCTGTGTGCAAGAGCtgaagaggaaggtggaggagctgaCTGGAATCCCCTGTGATGTGCAGAAGATTATGGTTGGTTATCCACCCTCCAGCCTTGACCTTCAAAATGGAGACGCTCACCTCAAGGACTACCCCATCAAATCAG GAGACACCCTCATCGTcgaggaagaaaagaacaagCCGAAGCCTCCTCCGGATCACCCCGCCGTGACCAAAGCGCCGCGCCCGGAAGCCTCGCCCGCGCTGACCCGCCGAGTGGTGCCGGCGGACAACTCCTGCCTCTTCACCAGCGTGAACTACGTGGTGGAGGGCGGCGTGTACGACCTCGCCTGCGCCCCCGAGATGCGAGGCCTCATCGCCCAGATCGTGTCGAGCGACCCGGCGGCGTACTCCGAAGCGGTGCTGGGCAAGACCAACGAGGAGTACTGCGCCTGGATCCGACGCGACGACACCTGGGGGGGCGCCATCGAGGTGTCCATCCTGTCCAAGTTCTACCAGTGCGAGATCTGCGTGGTGGACACCCAGACGGTGCGCGTGGACCGCTTCGGCGAGGACGCCGGCTACCGCAAGCGCGTGCTGCTCATCTACGACGGCATCCACTACGACCCGCTGCAGAAGGAGACGCCCGGCGCCGACGCCGCGCCGCCCCTGACGATCTTCTCCACCGCGGACGACGTGATCCTGGCGCTGGCCCTGGAGCTGGCGGACGAGGCTCGCCGCAAGCGCCAGTTCACGGACGTCAACCGCTTCGCGCTGCGCTGCATGGTGTGCGAGACGGGCCTGGTGGGACAGAAGGAGGCCCGGGAGCACGCCAAGGAGACGGGCCATACCAACTTTGGGGAAGTGTGA